ACGCGGAGAACAAATGagtgattatatatatttttttatagactCCATTATTCTGTGGACCTTCTGTTTCATGCAATTGCGTCGCATGCGACATTCTGCATTTCCATATGATTTTACTTGTGAGCCTTATAAAGTCTTTATAccttaaatttaagtaaaatatatatatttgtatctttcaatatattttaacatcatTTACAAACCAATCGCACATTTTTcagtaaaattaaagttttcagGAAAATGTGCGTGTCCCGCAAAATACATCCATCACAcacactcttcttcttcttatttgcTTTATGTATCGCACTTACCTACCAAGTATCAGCAGCCGTCGTTATAGTGCTCGCCtcgaattcaattaaaaatgcgAAAGAGTAAAAGAAAACTAATGgacgatatatattttttataaacggCAAAACTTCAATCGTAATCTTTCATTCAAATCCTTAAGTGAACTCACTACGCTCTTTCACACtcacaatttataaaatttaacaaaatattagcgattttttctattaaaaaaacgCTGATGACCGCAAAACGAAACTCACACAAATCCTCAGACTTCAGAAAATCTTCACTTTCCTCGTTTCTTTCGATGTGAAATTCGTTTTAACATAATCCAAGAATAACGCGTCCCAGGGTTGTATTTGTGAGTAGTAGTTCGTCGAACACGTTATTTGAACACAGATATTATCTTCTTATGTTAACAAATGATTACCAAACGATAGtgaattattattcaaataaaactaTAAGTTAAGTAatgatttaattatattttaaaacatgaATTTATAACAGAATATCGTACATTTATTTGTTTCGTTAGTTACCCGGTAACCGGtttcgatttcaattaaaaactctACCACACTGGCAAACTGTGCAACAGCCATGCGCGAAGATGAGCCAAAGAGGAGAAACcaagaaaaaatcaacaacagaccgaTAGCTTTATTGGTATAACATAATTTTAACTTACCAACCCATGAAAGGGaaacttttattgaaaattaaatataaattaagttaagtcTTTTTAATACTCAACATAGCACTTTGACAACTGGTTAATAGTCATTTGTTTACATAGATTaggcaaaaaataattttttctattatgtTGTGATCAATAAGAATAATATGCAGCTCACACGACAAAAATAATAGTTGctctttatttttcgaaatttcgaaatattctgAAGCAATGTTTATTAATACAAtttgtttactatattttctttaaatttagtgAATTTCATACCAAGCATCAAATAATAAGCTACAACATCGTGTAAGAAAAAGTTGGCTTGTCACATCACaaaaagatttttaatattttacgcgTGGTTTTTTAACTCAGTTAATCTGGCAACcttcaacatatttttgttttgttatttttgagtTCTACTTTTctctgatttaaaaaatatgtcgaTTTATATACTTTGTTTAACAACAAATGGAGGCCTACCCGTATTTACCCGTAAAAAAGGAGATTGCGATAATGTAAACGAAAACACCGAATCTTGTTAGGTTTCGTTAACGAGGAATTAATTCCGTTTTCCTTTTTACAGCTCCCTTTTTCGACAGTGGCTTCATTAAATGGTTTTCAtatgttttttaaatctttAGGCATAACATTACAAGTAACATATTCCGAAGATTGGACATATGTTTGGAGAGATTTTCACAATGCTGTAACGTTGATCGCTTGTGCACGGTCCATGACCGAGGGAGTCTTGCAGACACTAGCCGAAATCGTTTTTGGTGCAATATcactttttgtaaatattaatgagcTCATTGACCTGACTTTGCTAGACCGCATGAAAAAAGAAGCTAGGAATTATATGCCTGTAGTGGATGCCGCACTCGAGGCTTGCACAACACGTATACTGGGTTTTACAAACTGCATTTTATCAACTGAAAATCAGCAATTGGGTCAACGTTTAAACGATTTTAGTGGCCTGTGTGgttcacttttttgttgccTTGTAGTCGGTAATAGTGTTACGGTGGGTACAGAAGGTTGGTGGGATTTGGATCCAATAGATCGTGAATTACTGCTGCTTTTACTGAATTCGTCAAGTTCTTTACAAAATGACATTCCTGTGTATTTGCCGAAAAAGGATGCCACAGTAAggatgaaatacattttttttgttaaatattaattttttattttattttttttttttataaattatgttttaaaagttAGCGTATAGATTTGTAACAATTCCATTAGCTCCAAGTAGTGTCATTTGTGTTATATGCGGAGCTGCGCCTAGTTTTCGTGAATTGCGTGCTATGGCTCAAGACATATTTTGTTCAGAAAGTTTATTACAGAACGTCGAAAGATGTATAACACGCAGTCTACCGGAACAATTGGAGATCGATCAATGTGTTCTAGCAATAATTGTAGCTAATTTGAACGTTAAAAAATGCATACTTGCAGCCAATGCCAATCAAGCTACAGGTGGAAAAAGAACAATAGGCGGAGGCATTTTGCGATtagatatattgaaaaaaatttttgatcaaaccgtgcaaaataataaaagtattaaTGGTATATACAAAGAAGATCAAATACGTACACGTTGTATAGAACCACTCGACCAATATTGGTGCTTGGATTACCATAAGTGCTATGCGCATTATGATAATGCTGGAAATACCATATTCATACTATTTATGTCTTCAATACCAACGCCGGCAATGAGGTATGTTGCATTTCaaaaagtatattatatatgattttagCTAAATCGCTTTGCTATATTTATCACTATGGTGAAAACAACAgacttagttttttttcttgACGACAACTCGTTTATcatcatataaattaataaactacACTATACTAATTCCCTTTCAGATTCATAGCCCAGAAACTACTCTACTCAATTCTTCAAGACAAGTCAATCAGCtggtaaattattatttgaaataatatattttatggaacatataaCATTGGTTTTCGTATAACGTATATcaatttatacatttaatatttaagtataatttattgtCTGAGAATATATTAGCTATAAAATTAccgttttctttatttgttttcacagtttgtataatattttggaaattgttATTGTCGATATTCTATATGTGTATAATCATGTTTACACATACCATTTTAAAGTGTTAATAAATACACaatcattttgaaataatttttttttagtgcaTAATGAGCAaaagtaatacaaatatattataaacacGGCTAGTTTATACATATACCGtacaatttttagtaatttaccaatatttataattccattaagttgaaaatttgagtaaaCTTTAGGATTTTcctaattgatttaaaaaataaaaagaagcatttattttctattgtttaacaatatttgtacatatgaagtattgtattaaattacaaccgaaatatatttttgaaaccaaaaaacaatttacatttggtaaaaaaatgctATTAGTATACATAGATGCGATTTGGCAAGATGGGATTTTTTTTGGGTTCACATCAATAATACCAATAATAATTCCTAcacaatgtatatacataaatgaaaatgttatacgcaaatatttataatgcaaACATCACTTAAAAAGgcagtaataaattttaaatttaaaattaattaaaatgagtattattttgaaaattgaaaatacataaagaaacGAACTGCGCAATAGCAAAATAATCTTGCTGGACGTACTAAACAGGTTTTTCTCGTCGATCTCTGTCTTACTGGCCTTCATCAAATAGACATATTAAAATTAGTGTCCTTAATCCAAGTGGTTGAACTGCCGAAGTGTTCTACCACAGCCTCTTACTCAAAGTTAAGAATAGATTTgagcaataaattataaattatggaATGTTGTCATTGAAAATGGtagtaaatattattgaaatacagtagaacttccttAACTCTAATCACAATAATCCACGAAAAACTTCGAATtggagagacttccgagttatggaaggcaatttgtatgaaattttacttatgtatattgccaattcaaggattcgagttatggaagttcaactgtaattcgGACAGGACTGATACAATTTGTATATGTAGGTACTTAAAACATAAGAGATTTCAGCGTGACTATTGCgatgttttatattttctacttaTATTACAACATTTAACGCTTTGGTTTATTGGTTGTCACATTAGCAATATGCATTTGGCGCTTATACATTTTCAAAGTACGTTGATTATATGTGTGgcgttaataaatttcataaagattTTGGCAAATCGGAAAAGGGTGTTGTatcatatgttaaaaaaaaaaaaaataataataataattttatattctgcatattttttttaattttttatcaacagataattttcatatcataaacaaaaatatggtaataaatttaaatttttttaatatatatgtgtgcaaTTAGTGCTCAACGGGAAAATTTTTCTGaagtaaattgtttataataaagGACTTTAGCTTATTACgttaaataaatactaaaatataataagtataaattatgaattaatttttgtgcTTTTTCAGCGATAAATTATGCATTTGAACAGCAGTTTAACAATATATGTAGCaacaatgtaattaaaaaaataataatttattttaataaaaatagcacTTCACAGCTCGAAATCCATACAATTCATAgcatatacatttatgtttaCTGTTTTAATATTTGGTAATTAGACACTTTTTACTTACAGTTCTCGGTAGGTTATACTTTTTCGGCTTTCGATAAGATtcgtttaaatacatacatgtttcGTCATTAAAATAAGTAACTAATTTATACCTGGGTTGAGAATCTGATCCAAGCTTGCGTAAGTGCCAAAGAAAAAGCCACATAAGCCAAATAGCAGTATTGCAATATCTTTCCATAATATCCAATTATACTTGCCCAAACCCACGGGATAGAATGTGATTATATCAATTATTGGTGGTGCAATTAGCGCCAATGCTGAACTGCTGACAGCGCCAACCAAAGAGATTATTGGTCCCAAATTTGGTATGCAGACAGCAAGCAGaactaaaaataagtaaattttaattaacattcgAGTCTATacattttacaattaatttgtttaaaattgatCAACTATAAGTgaggaaatatattatttgtgtaCTTTCTTTGTTAGTACTAAAGACCTTTTAGACACGTATAAATAAATTCCGATTATTACTTTCTAGCACGTAGTAAAGATAAAATTTAcctatgaaatataattttaaaacgacttaCATGTAAATACAACTAACACAATCCGGAGTGCTGTCGATGCCAAATCTTTTGTACGTTGGTCCTCGCATTGATTGCGTACGAAAGGTTCAACAATATTAACAGGTACATAGAATTGTAGCGTGTATGACAGGAATATTGCCACGGCCATAGCTATCCGAACCATCTGTGAAATGCTAAGAAAATAATgggagttaaaaataatatgtaatcGTTTATAAGAGTGAAAGGCTAGATTAACTTTTGCCTGTTagcaaattatgttttaattaattaactcaCAATTGATCGGGCGGCAAATTTAGTGTTATGCTGCCTTTAACATTCTCTCCATATTTCAAATAACCGAAGAAGCCAACTGTTGTATACAGACATGCCACGATAGTCATACCAGTGTTCAATACACCCGTTGAGCCTCCAAAATCTTCAGGTCTCTTCATATTATTTTCCAATGGCAAAATAACACCAATACCCTCAAATGCATATATAGCTGTGCCGAAATACAATGGTAGTTGAGCCCACGATGCCACGGGCTTTACTGTGTCCGTATCTGGTAAATCTTGTAGTATGTAGAAAAATGAGAATGCTAGACCTAATACAGTCAGCACTGCTGCAGCTAAGGACACTGGTGTTAGATATTTGAGATTACGCACAAGATTCAAGGGTATCATTGGAAGTAATATGAGCGTTAAGTACACtttaacatttatataattgtgtgGGAAATAATGATCTACCACCTCCTTTATATTAAATGCCACAAAAACAAAGTAGACACAGCAAAATCCAATTTGGGTGATAAAAAGGAATGTCGTTATCATACGCctagaaaattg
This portion of the Zeugodacus cucurbitae isolate PBARC_wt_2022May chromosome 3, idZeuCucr1.2, whole genome shotgun sequence genome encodes:
- the LOC105216516 gene encoding proton-coupled amino acid transporter-like protein pathetic isoform X1: MEDITPLTNVQKPIIKKKMTERQPLLLQSEHTASDERYPPRPDVRNSPENTLVNVQSEESIVDSNESLDKSTYNPSLHRTLEHPTSNFDTLVHLLKGNIGTGILAMPDAFKNAGLYVGLFGTLIMGAICTHCMHMLVKCAHELCRRLQQPSLSFSEVAFCSFETGPIGLRRYSHIARRMITTFLFITQIGFCCVYFVFVAFNIKEVVDHYFPHNYINVKVYLTLILLPMIPLNLVRNLKYLTPVSLAAAVLTVLGLAFSFFYILQDLPDTDTVKPVASWAQLPLYFGTAIYAFEGIGVILPLENNMKRPEDFGGSTGVLNTGMTIVACLYTTVGFFGYLKYGENVKGSITLNLPPDQFISQMVRIAMAVAIFLSYTLQFYVPVNIVEPFVRNQCEDQRTKDLASTALRIVLVVFTFLLAVCIPNLGPIISLVGAVSSSALALIAPPIIDIITFYPVGLGKYNWILWKDIAILLFGLCGFFFGTYASLDQILNPGIN
- the LOC105216515 gene encoding protein fuzzy homolog, with product MSIYILCLTTNGGLPVFTRKKGDCDNLPFSTVASLNGFHMFFKSLGITLQVTYSEDWTYVWRDFHNAVTLIACARSMTEGVLQTLAEIVFGAISLFVNINELIDLTLLDRMKKEARNYMPVVDAALEACTTRILGFTNCILSTENQQLGQRLNDFSGLCGSLFCCLVVGNSVTVGTEGWWDLDPIDRELLLLLLNSSSSLQNDIPVYLPKKDATLAYRFVTIPLAPSSVICVICGAAPSFRELRAMAQDIFCSESLLQNVERCITRSLPEQLEIDQCVLAIIVANLNVKKCILAANANQATGGKRTIGGGILRLDILKKIFDQTVQNNKSINGIYKEDQIRTRCIEPLDQYWCLDYHKCYAHYDNAGNTIFILFMSSIPTPAMRFIAQKLLYSILQDKSISW
- the LOC105216516 gene encoding proton-coupled amino acid transporter-like protein pathetic isoform X2, producing the protein MEDITPLTNVQKPIIKKKMTERQPLLLQSEHTASDERYPPRPDVRNSPENTLVNVQSEESIDSNESLDKSTYNPSLHRTLEHPTSNFDTLVHLLKGNIGTGILAMPDAFKNAGLYVGLFGTLIMGAICTHCMHMLVKCAHELCRRLQQPSLSFSEVAFCSFETGPIGLRRYSHIARRMITTFLFITQIGFCCVYFVFVAFNIKEVVDHYFPHNYINVKVYLTLILLPMIPLNLVRNLKYLTPVSLAAAVLTVLGLAFSFFYILQDLPDTDTVKPVASWAQLPLYFGTAIYAFEGIGVILPLENNMKRPEDFGGSTGVLNTGMTIVACLYTTVGFFGYLKYGENVKGSITLNLPPDQFISQMVRIAMAVAIFLSYTLQFYVPVNIVEPFVRNQCEDQRTKDLASTALRIVLVVFTFLLAVCIPNLGPIISLVGAVSSSALALIAPPIIDIITFYPVGLGKYNWILWKDIAILLFGLCGFFFGTYASLDQILNPGIN
- the LOC105216516 gene encoding proton-coupled amino acid transporter-like protein pathetic isoform X3, which translates into the protein MTERQPLLLQSEHTASDERYPPRPDVRNSPENTLVNVQSEESIVDSNESLDKSTYNPSLHRTLEHPTSNFDTLVHLLKGNIGTGILAMPDAFKNAGLYVGLFGTLIMGAICTHCMHMLVKCAHELCRRLQQPSLSFSEVAFCSFETGPIGLRRYSHIARRMITTFLFITQIGFCCVYFVFVAFNIKEVVDHYFPHNYINVKVYLTLILLPMIPLNLVRNLKYLTPVSLAAAVLTVLGLAFSFFYILQDLPDTDTVKPVASWAQLPLYFGTAIYAFEGIGVILPLENNMKRPEDFGGSTGVLNTGMTIVACLYTTVGFFGYLKYGENVKGSITLNLPPDQFISQMVRIAMAVAIFLSYTLQFYVPVNIVEPFVRNQCEDQRTKDLASTALRIVLVVFTFLLAVCIPNLGPIISLVGAVSSSALALIAPPIIDIITFYPVGLGKYNWILWKDIAILLFGLCGFFFGTYASLDQILNPGIN